A section of the Roseivirga sp. BDSF3-8 genome encodes:
- a CDS encoding HAD family hydrolase encodes MEEQTGHIDAIIFGLEGSIITSENSWDRCLRLLLSEYGVDYNRVRLKPEMAGRTLEECAAELKKRYPEYIKDDETYIAKRIRDFLADLIDKGLAYEEGFESFYAYAENNFKLAIATSMDRELFTKMDEKISFTRQFQAPVLFASSGKGKPDPSLFQEAAKELGVDLKDCLAIEDSPNGILAARHADAMVIGLAGTFSGQELEDLSGLPADKIFENYVEIEEWLRARGHSS; translated from the coding sequence ATGGAAGAACAGACCGGTCATATAGATGCGATTATCTTCGGGCTTGAGGGAAGCATCATCACGTCAGAAAACTCCTGGGACAGGTGCCTACGCTTACTATTAAGCGAATATGGAGTCGATTACAATCGTGTCAGACTTAAGCCTGAAATGGCCGGTCGAACGCTGGAGGAATGTGCGGCTGAACTAAAGAAACGATACCCGGAGTACATTAAAGATGATGAAACGTACATAGCTAAACGCATCCGCGACTTTCTGGCGGATCTGATTGATAAAGGACTGGCGTATGAAGAGGGCTTTGAGTCTTTTTATGCTTATGCCGAAAATAATTTCAAACTGGCTATTGCTACCTCTATGGACCGGGAGCTCTTTACCAAAATGGATGAAAAAATTTCTTTCACCAGGCAGTTTCAGGCGCCGGTGCTCTTTGCTTCCTCAGGCAAGGGCAAGCCGGACCCTTCACTCTTTCAGGAGGCGGCTAAAGAACTGGGGGTTGATTTAAAAGACTGCCTTGCCATAGAGGATTCACCTAACGGCATACTGGCGGCAAGGCATGCGGATGCGATGGTGATAGGGCTGGCGGGCACATTTAGCGGGCAGGAACTGGAAGACCTGAGCGGCCTGCCTGCGGATAAGATTTTTGAAAATTACGTTGAGATCGAGGAGTGGCTTAGGGCCAGGGGTCATTCTTCCTGA
- a CDS encoding LytR/AlgR family response regulator transcription factor — protein sequence MKVVIIEDEPLASDHLEQMINATREDVEVVAKLDSVEDAVSFYNESGITPDLSFMDIQLSDGLSLDIFRKASVPSPVIFTTAYDTYALDAFKVNSVDYLLKPIDPKELELAIKKYQDIYHQPARFSEGMVETLRSGLFGKYRKRFVIRNGSNFKVRNVDEVAYIRAEGRSVYIYTKPDGRKYLIDHTMEELETSLLNPEKFFRINRQFFVCAENIVEAKSYVNSRLKVILDTPCDYELIVSRERVPHFKTWIAS from the coding sequence ATGAAAGTTGTCATTATAGAAGATGAACCACTGGCCTCGGATCACCTGGAGCAAATGATCAATGCTACCCGGGAAGATGTCGAAGTAGTGGCAAAATTAGATTCTGTAGAAGATGCCGTATCGTTCTACAATGAATCCGGTATTACTCCTGATCTGTCATTTATGGACATACAACTGTCTGACGGGCTGAGCCTGGATATCTTCAGAAAGGCCAGCGTACCATCGCCGGTCATATTTACTACGGCCTATGATACTTATGCCCTGGACGCCTTCAAAGTTAACAGTGTTGACTACCTGTTAAAGCCGATTGATCCTAAGGAGTTGGAATTAGCTATTAAAAAATATCAGGATATATACCACCAGCCCGCGAGGTTTTCTGAGGGTATGGTGGAAACCTTACGGAGCGGATTGTTTGGGAAGTATCGTAAACGGTTTGTCATACGAAACGGCAGCAACTTCAAGGTCAGGAACGTTGATGAGGTAGCCTATATTAGGGCTGAAGGGCGGTCGGTTTATATATATACTAAGCCGGATGGAAGAAAGTACCTTATTGATCATACAATGGAGGAGCTCGAAACAAGCTTGTTAAATCCGGAAAAATTTTTCAGAATAAACAGGCAGTTTTTTGTCTGTGCAGAGAACATAGTTGAGGCCAAGAGTTATGTAAATAGTCGCCTGAAGGTCATACTCGACACACCATGTGACTATGAACTAATCGTGAGCCGGGAACGGGTACCTCACTTTAAAACCTGGATTGCCAGTTAA
- a CDS encoding sensor histidine kinase → MFYIKYRYLLVLALAVYSYFNILFTEGDQLLDNRMLDQVILFFIISGIVLTVWEGNRYIEWRLRNNKVPFRGKANPLIIFFLLSLISVTLITILTLSFFIVLTGEALPSVLTEAKLAFSFAFRINLFLNCIHGIVYYMKQYKISQLQAEQAHKATAEAQFESLRNQINPHFLFNSFNVLSSLVYADPDTAATFLRQLSKVYRYLLYHQEGEKVSLSQELEFIDAYLYLLRIRFGENLRINNEVAGHIAEVYIAPVSLQMLIENAIKHNVVSSKHPMTISIYLEGNDALPAWLVVENTLNLKETPPESTNLGLSNIKQRYKFISQREVSVQSGPDTFKVKLPLISKDQ, encoded by the coding sequence ATGTTTTATATAAAATACAGATACTTACTGGTTCTTGCACTGGCTGTTTACTCCTACTTTAACATCTTGTTTACGGAAGGAGATCAGCTATTGGATAACCGCATGCTGGATCAGGTAATCCTATTTTTTATTATTTCAGGTATAGTACTCACGGTTTGGGAAGGAAACAGGTATATAGAGTGGCGCCTTAGAAATAATAAGGTGCCTTTCAGAGGAAAGGCGAACCCGCTTATCATATTTTTTCTACTATCCCTTATTTCTGTAACACTTATTACTATCCTCACGCTCAGCTTTTTTATAGTGCTTACCGGTGAGGCATTGCCGAGTGTATTAACGGAGGCTAAGCTAGCCTTTAGCTTTGCCTTTCGGATAAATCTTTTTCTTAACTGTATTCATGGGATTGTGTACTATATGAAACAGTATAAGATAAGTCAGTTGCAGGCTGAGCAGGCGCATAAAGCTACGGCAGAGGCTCAGTTTGAATCACTCCGAAATCAGATAAACCCCCACTTTTTATTTAACAGCTTCAATGTTCTCTCTTCATTGGTATATGCTGACCCGGATACTGCTGCTACCTTTCTGAGGCAGTTATCTAAAGTATACCGGTACCTGCTATATCATCAGGAGGGTGAGAAGGTGTCGCTTAGCCAGGAGCTGGAATTTATAGATGCCTATCTGTATCTTCTTCGTATCCGGTTCGGCGAAAACCTGAGGATAAATAACGAGGTGGCGGGTCACATTGCGGAGGTGTATATAGCACCGGTGTCTCTTCAGATGCTTATTGAAAATGCAATAAAACATAATGTGGTCTCTTCTAAACACCCGATGACTATATCGATATACCTGGAAGGTAATGATGCCTTACCCGCATGGCTTGTGGTGGAAAACACGCTGAATTTGAAAGAAACACCACCGGAGTCGACGAACCTAGGCCTGAGCAACATAAAACAGCGCTATAAGTTTATAAGTCAAAGAGAGGTATCTGTACAGTCGGGCCCTGATACCTTTAAGGTTAAACTTCCGCTTATTTCCAAAGACCAATGA
- a CDS encoding fasciclin domain-containing protein, which yields MNKVIDSLTHVCTRGYGLALLAGLFFLASCNDDNDSPLTQDNDLSEVIAENPELSSFEAASADIEEVSGLLRGTESYTVFAPDNEAFNTFLNGRSLNDIPENVLKNVLLNHVVAGQLRAGDLENGTLTTLGGSDITVARQGDSFLLNGNVRILAADIEASNGIIHVVNAVMDHEEDMSMGSIAEEVVNRDNLSTLEAILTSGNYDALLNAASDPSADLTLFAPDNEAFANLLMLLDVELGDIPTGVVEDILMYHILGESVMSGELMDGTAATTMLGEDITVMIDGGMVTLNPGDFAVMVEEADIEANNGVIHQIGGVLVPPSVQSILGTVVEPAYFSKDFTTLVAAVVKADLLGALLAADGVTLFAPTNQAFENAGINVDDLDGETLARVLKYHVLPVNVPAGDLVAMLDADYEAPVNQVSAHTLLGDNYELYFSRLNGMFYINGDTKLDPANIMTDQGTVHVLPEGVLMPPTMTIAEIVQMYASGEAEGTDEDGEFNVLLAALTRATNEGGFDFLGAVSNPEANLTVFAPTDEAFMKLLNITNLSQLEDIPVEVLTDVLQYHVIIVPFFSVDLLNNNAPATLYSSISIQVTDNLTIVDREDDNMDANIIIADVKATNGVIHAIDNVLLPFDLVDNGGEEDDEN from the coding sequence ATGAACAAAGTCATCGACTCTTTAACACATGTCTGCACCCGGGGCTACGGGCTGGCCCTCCTGGCAGGACTATTTTTTTTGGCTTCTTGTAATGATGATAATGACTCACCATTAACTCAGGATAATGACCTGTCGGAAGTTATTGCTGAGAACCCGGAGCTATCTTCATTTGAGGCTGCTTCTGCTGATATAGAAGAGGTATCGGGACTACTGCGCGGTACTGAAAGCTACACAGTATTTGCACCGGACAATGAGGCGTTTAACACATTCCTTAACGGAAGATCACTAAATGATATCCCTGAAAACGTACTCAAAAATGTATTACTTAACCATGTAGTGGCAGGTCAGCTCCGCGCAGGTGATCTGGAGAATGGTACACTGACTACACTTGGCGGAAGTGATATAACTGTTGCACGCCAGGGAGATTCATTTTTACTTAATGGTAACGTTCGTATACTGGCAGCAGATATTGAGGCGAGTAATGGTATTATCCATGTGGTAAATGCTGTAATGGATCATGAGGAGGATATGTCTATGGGTTCTATTGCCGAAGAGGTGGTAAACAGAGACAATCTGTCTACTCTGGAAGCTATACTGACAAGTGGCAATTATGACGCTCTGCTGAATGCAGCATCTGATCCGTCTGCAGACCTTACTCTTTTTGCTCCGGACAATGAGGCATTTGCTAACCTGCTTATGCTATTGGATGTAGAGCTGGGCGACATTCCTACGGGTGTGGTGGAAGATATTCTGATGTATCATATCCTGGGTGAAAGTGTGATGTCTGGTGAACTGATGGATGGTACTGCAGCTACAACTATGCTGGGTGAGGATATTACTGTTATGATAGACGGCGGCATGGTAACGCTTAACCCAGGTGACTTTGCTGTGATGGTGGAGGAAGCTGATATTGAAGCGAACAATGGTGTAATCCATCAGATTGGCGGTGTACTGGTGCCTCCTTCTGTACAGAGTATATTAGGTACTGTAGTTGAGCCTGCTTACTTCAGTAAAGATTTTACGACGCTGGTAGCAGCGGTAGTAAAAGCAGATTTGCTTGGCGCTCTGCTGGCGGCTGATGGTGTTACGTTATTTGCGCCAACTAACCAGGCATTTGAGAATGCAGGTATTAATGTAGATGATCTTGACGGGGAAACTCTGGCAAGGGTATTAAAGTACCATGTACTGCCTGTTAATGTTCCTGCGGGTGACCTTGTAGCTATGCTGGATGCGGACTATGAGGCTCCTGTAAACCAGGTGTCGGCACATACATTATTAGGTGATAATTATGAGCTGTACTTCAGCAGGCTGAACGGTATGTTCTACATAAATGGTGATACGAAACTGGATCCGGCTAATATTATGACAGACCAGGGAACGGTTCATGTGCTTCCTGAAGGAGTACTGATGCCGCCTACTATGACCATAGCAGAAATCGTTCAGATGTATGCCAGTGGTGAAGCTGAAGGAACGGATGAGGATGGTGAGTTTAATGTATTGCTTGCTGCGCTCACCCGTGCTACTAATGAGGGTGGTTTTGACTTCCTGGGCGCGGTATCTAACCCTGAAGCCAACCTGACTGTATTTGCTCCTACGGATGAGGCGTTTATGAAGCTTCTGAATATTACTAATCTTTCACAACTGGAGGATATACCTGTGGAGGTATTAACGGATGTACTGCAATACCATGTGATTATAGTACCTTTCTTTAGTGTAGATTTGCTTAACAATAATGCTCCGGCAACCCTATACTCTAGTATCTCTATCCAGGTAACCGATAATCTGACGATTGTAGACAGGGAAGATGATAATATGGATGCGAACATTATTATTGCCGATGTAAAGGCTACTAATGGTGTGATCCATGCGATAGATAATGTGCTGCTACCTTTTGACCTGGTAGATAATGGCGGAGAAGAAGATGATGAGAATTAA
- a CDS encoding ABC transporter ATP-binding protein, translated as MGKRRGQTLPEAEKKPLNKEGFKKLAGIFRYMMPYKWAFLAGMVFLFVSSVSVLGFPYLSGELVDVTEEDIGRLNTVGGYFIGVLVIQAIASYFRVYLFSYVSENSMANLRSDLYQRLMTLPLSFYDERRAGEIISRITSDVSALQMTFSTTLAEFFRQIITLIGGIILLLLISTKLTLFMLATFPVMIIITLVFGRFIRKLAKKTQDTLADSNVIVEETLQSIQVIKSFTTELFEINRYRNKQNEVVMVAMKNAKYRAGFISFIVFALFGGIVGVMYYGGRMVQLNEISIGELVKFVLITLFVGGSMAGLGDIMGQIQRAIGSSEKVLEIIHLTPEFKASLADKPSLKLQGGINFRNVHFTYPTRPDVTVLSGIDLRIAPGEKVALVGHSGAGKSTIIQLLQHFYNLNEGEIIVDGRNITEYPVWEYRQHFGLVPQEVILFGGTIRENIGYGKPDASEDEIRAAAAKANALSFIESFPEGLDTVVGDRGIKLSGGQRQRVAIARAILKDPTILILDEATSSLDAESEAQVQEALDELMKGRTTIVIAHRLATIRKVDRIYVLDQGRIIESGTHEELLGSGEGTYSNLVKLQLQEE; from the coding sequence ATGGGAAAACGACGAGGGCAGACTCTGCCAGAGGCTGAAAAAAAGCCCCTTAATAAGGAAGGATTTAAGAAACTAGCCGGAATATTCCGTTACATGATGCCCTATAAATGGGCTTTTCTGGCTGGAATGGTTTTTCTGTTCGTGTCCAGTGTATCAGTATTGGGCTTTCCTTATCTCTCCGGTGAACTTGTAGATGTTACTGAAGAGGACATTGGCCGGTTAAACACTGTCGGTGGATATTTCATCGGTGTATTAGTTATACAAGCTATAGCATCCTACTTTAGGGTGTACCTTTTTAGTTATGTGAGCGAGAACTCCATGGCTAACCTTCGCTCAGACCTTTATCAGCGTTTAATGACCCTGCCCCTCTCTTTTTATGACGAGCGGCGGGCAGGCGAGATCATCAGCCGCATCACCTCAGATGTCTCTGCCCTCCAAATGACCTTCAGTACTACCCTGGCAGAGTTTTTCCGGCAGATTATTACCCTGATCGGAGGCATTATCCTATTACTTCTGATCTCTACCAAGCTTACCCTATTCATGCTGGCCACCTTCCCGGTCATGATTATTATTACACTGGTTTTCGGAAGATTCATTCGTAAGCTGGCTAAAAAAACCCAGGACACCCTGGCAGACTCTAATGTGATCGTAGAGGAAACACTACAGAGTATACAGGTCATAAAATCATTTACTACAGAACTATTTGAAATAAACCGTTACCGCAACAAGCAGAATGAAGTAGTAATGGTGGCTATGAAAAATGCCAAGTACAGGGCAGGTTTCATCAGCTTTATTGTATTCGCTCTGTTTGGTGGCATTGTAGGAGTTATGTACTACGGTGGGCGCATGGTCCAGCTTAACGAAATATCCATTGGCGAGCTCGTAAAGTTTGTCCTTATTACCCTGTTTGTTGGCGGATCCATGGCAGGCCTCGGAGATATCATGGGGCAGATTCAACGCGCCATAGGCTCCTCAGAAAAAGTTCTTGAGATTATTCATCTGACTCCCGAATTCAAAGCATCCCTGGCAGATAAGCCCTCTTTGAAACTGCAGGGTGGCATTAATTTCAGGAATGTTCACTTTACCTATCCCACCCGCCCCGATGTAACAGTATTATCAGGTATAGACCTGCGCATAGCCCCCGGTGAAAAGGTGGCCCTGGTCGGGCATAGCGGCGCCGGTAAGTCTACCATCATTCAGCTTCTCCAGCATTTTTATAATCTGAATGAAGGTGAGATCATCGTTGATGGACGTAACATCACCGAATACCCCGTGTGGGAATACAGGCAGCACTTTGGCCTCGTGCCCCAGGAAGTTATCCTGTTTGGGGGTACCATCAGAGAAAATATCGGATATGGTAAGCCCGATGCCAGTGAGGATGAAATCCGTGCGGCGGCGGCAAAAGCAAATGCCCTTAGCTTCATAGAGTCATTTCCTGAGGGGCTGGATACAGTAGTGGGAGACAGAGGCATTAAGCTGTCCGGTGGGCAACGTCAGCGCGTAGCAATAGCCCGGGCTATACTTAAAGACCCTACCATCCTTATCCTTGATGAAGCCACCAGTTCCCTCGATGCAGAAAGTGAGGCACAGGTTCAGGAAGCCCTGGATGAGCTCATGAAAGGCCGCACCACCATAGTGATTGCCCACAGGCTGGCCACTATTCGTAAAGTAGACAGAATCTATGTCCTCGATCAGGGGCGTATTATAGAAAGCGGCACCCACGAAGAATTGCTGGGAAGTGGTGAAGGAACTTACAGTAACCTCGTTAAGCTTCAGCTTCAGGAAGAATGA